In one Methylocaldum szegediense genomic region, the following are encoded:
- a CDS encoding nucleotide pyrophosphohydrolase, whose product MDIAAIQRALREFADERDWEQFHSPKNLAIALSVEAAELLERFQWLKDEESRRLAEKPEDYRAVREEVADVLIYLLRLADQLNIDLDAAVEEKMRKNAEKYPVELARGNAVKYNRRQP is encoded by the coding sequence ATGGATATCGCAGCGATACAGCGGGCTCTACGGGAGTTCGCCGATGAACGAGACTGGGAACAATTCCACAGCCCCAAAAATCTCGCGATTGCGCTCTCGGTGGAGGCGGCGGAACTGTTGGAACGGTTTCAATGGCTTAAGGATGAGGAATCGCGCCGCCTGGCGGAAAAACCGGAGGACTATCGCGCCGTACGGGAAGAGGTCGCCGACGTCTTGATTTATCTGTTGCGGTTGGCGGACCAACTGAATATCGACCTGGATGCGGCGGTAGAAGAAAAGATGCGGAAGAACGCAGAAAAGTACCCGGTCGAATTGGCCAGAGGAAACGCGGTGAAATACAATCGGCGCCAACCGTAA
- the hflD gene encoding high frequency lysogenization protein HflD, producing the protein MIKTLRNQVIALAGLSQAVYLVQNIARRGMADREDTAASIGSVLKIDSGDVVDVYGGLHRIATGIKQIEKQLGGPDVVDPEQARYASTLIFLERKLMKQPQMLDTIRAAMEKASALAAERGVLDEEVLATLAHAYQQTVSQLTPRVLVTGEQMYLSDPENGNRIRSLLLAGIRSVVLWRRCGGSRWKLLFIRPKLQQEARQLLESLSRT; encoded by the coding sequence ATGATAAAAACGTTACGTAATCAAGTGATCGCTTTGGCCGGTTTGTCGCAAGCGGTGTATCTCGTGCAAAACATCGCGAGGCGGGGAATGGCCGATCGCGAGGACACGGCGGCCAGCATCGGCAGCGTGCTCAAGATAGACTCGGGGGATGTAGTGGATGTTTACGGCGGTCTCCATCGCATCGCAACGGGCATCAAGCAGATCGAAAAGCAGTTGGGAGGGCCCGACGTTGTGGATCCGGAGCAGGCTCGCTACGCATCTACGCTGATTTTTCTCGAGCGTAAGCTAATGAAGCAGCCCCAAATGCTGGACACCATCCGTGCGGCCATGGAAAAAGCGTCCGCTTTGGCGGCGGAGCGGGGTGTTCTGGACGAAGAGGTGCTTGCTACGCTAGCCCATGCCTATCAGCAGACCGTCAGTCAACTGACGCCGAGGGTATTAGTAACCGGCGAGCAGATGTATCTGTCCGACCCGGAAAACGGCAACAGAATTCGCTCGCTTCTGCTGGCCGGCATTCGCTCGGTAGTCCTGTGGCGAAGGTGCGGCGGCAGTCGATGGAAGTTGCTGTTTATTCGCCCGAAGCTGCAACAGGAAGCACGGCAGTTGCTGGAATCGCTCAGTCGTACTTGA
- a CDS encoding 4a-hydroxytetrahydrobiopterin dehydratase has product MTKKEEKVYSQEEIEERLKRELPHWYYENGWIRRKFKTHGWKSTLMVVNTVGHLAEAAWHHPDLTVSYAFVIVKLATHSAKGITDKDFALAKKIEEVVQWRPSEETGGILEGTPDDPRLRYLKYD; this is encoded by the coding sequence ATGACCAAGAAAGAAGAAAAGGTCTATTCTCAGGAAGAAATCGAGGAGCGCCTGAAACGGGAGCTTCCGCATTGGTATTACGAGAACGGCTGGATACGCCGGAAGTTCAAGACTCACGGCTGGAAATCCACCCTAATGGTGGTGAATACGGTCGGGCACCTCGCAGAAGCCGCCTGGCATCACCCCGATCTGACCGTTTCTTATGCATTCGTGATCGTCAAACTCGCAACCCACTCGGCGAAAGGCATCACGGACAAGGACTTCGCATTGGCGAAAAAGATCGAGGAAGTGGTGCAGTGGCGTCCGAGCGAAGAAACCGGAGGTATTCTGGAAGGTACGCCGGACGATCCGCGCTTGAGATACCTCAAGTACGACTGA